aaaaaaatatattaagaaaataaatgtttgcgttgtttttttttttttttttttttttttttgaggaaaagaaaaattaccGTTAACAGCATCCAACTTAttgaataaaacaaaataaccaCACTCGGACCTCTCCCTCTAATTCTATCAAGCATAAGCGGTCAAAGATAAGTATACATCAGCACAAAGTTTTGAAGGAAAATTATggatataattatttatgaaaaaacaaATAGTTACCCAAGAAAGCTGTAATTTTCATTCTTGATAAAAAAAAGATGATGAAAAAGTAAGAAACATGCATCTACCTGTTAATAATAAAGAACCTTTTTCacattcaaaattataaaaaaatacttatgattttcataaaagaataaattataaaaagttaacttcattttacttttaaaagtttttatcATGTACTAATAACTTACTTATAATAACATAATTTAGTCCCAAATTCAACAATCCTCTTTACCTATGAAAAAGGAAGGGCCCATACATCTGAGTTTTGGAATCAGTTTCACAGTTATCTAACGGTTACGAAGATGAACTGCGCAAAAGACTCCAACTTGATAACTTATCCAATTTTCAAAAAGATGGTTAACATTAAGCACACTGGAAATAAACAAACGAAAATTGATTACCTCCTTCTTCCCATTGTTCTCCTTACAAGCTGCAAAACACGAACAAACTCGCAAAATAATGAGAAGTCAAAATCCGATGGTGCATCATCCAGTTTAGGACTTCTTGCACAGTGCGTGCATGGACTCTGACAGATGATGAAGTCAAAACCACCATATTTCTCAAGCAGTTTATCAATCCTGCCACTGGTTAGCTTTTGGATGTTTTCTATCTGCTCTAATTCTCCAGTTTGTCCGCTAATTTGCCACCACCTTCTTAGAATTCTACGCTTCATTTCACTAGTTTCCACTGAGACAACTCCCTTCATTCGTACTCCAAGCCGGTCTAAGGCAACTTCTGCCCCTCCTATTCCACTGAAGATTGACAACATTGTTATTCCATCTGGGAACATAGATTTCAAAACAGAGAGATGATGCGCCAATGTGTCTATCTGGAAGCTGTATTTGAGTGAATGAAGCCTTTCAGTTAAGCTGCTCTCAGTAGCTTGAGTGTGATTCAATGGGTAACCTAATATTATTTCCAAATATTCTGGCTCTATAGGGCTCAGTTTGTGCGGACCTACCCATATAAGATTTAATTTTTGGCAATGAAGAAGGATGTCTCTTTTCCTTTCAGATGGAAGCAAACCTACAGAATCAGTAAGCATCCTTCCAAGCCTATCACAGAGCTGAGATACTCCACCAGTTTCAAAATTGATACAGCTCAATTGCTTCCTCGTATCCCATGATGGCCACCATTCCTTCGTATGTGGCATTGCATCTTCTATTGACATTGGTGGCTTTGGAAGGATACAAAACCTACTTTGGGTAGGAAGATTGTGCACGTAACCTTCTTTCCTATTCAATGCTGAAAATAACCGAGTGTTTACAAATTCAGGCTCAATGGCATATAAGAACTGAGATATTTTGCCCCATGTAATTAAAGATACAGTTGCAACATTTCCATAGAAAAAATATGGAGGTTTAGCTACCATCCGATCGACACTCCTGCATGAATTTGATTTAAGTGCTTTGGGAAATTTGAATCCAGCAATTTCTTCATCAACTTTCTCTTCCACCCATGTAGGTTCAAAATAGGAGCTCAAGTCATCAGTATATTCTGGTTTTAGATGATCGTCTGAAAAGCCAATATTGCCAAACTGAGTATCAGGATAGTCCACTATGTGCTCTTGTTTTGGCCTTTTTCCCCTATGAACTTCCTCCATATTTAGATTGTTTGACCGAGAGACAGCAGCTTGGCCAAAATCCTCACTTTTTAGTTTATTACCCTCCATGCCCACACTAAAGCTTTCAGCGTCACTATTGATGCGTGAACGATTCATTCCAGAGCGTTTTGAGGAATGCTGCAcaagattagaaaaaaaaaaaaaaagaagcagctCCATTACAAGTAAAACCAAACTGAATCTTGCTTTGTAACCAACAAAACAAACAGATACACAATATCTTAGGGTACAAGGAGAGAAACAGCATTAAGAATAATTGTTGAGTTATTACTTGAATATTAACTTAACCAAGTGCATACAAATGCGGGAGGAGCCATCCATAGCCCTCACGTGCATGTTCCATCACTTCTAAGCGCTCTAGTAGCCATGTCCAATAAATTTAGATAGAAAATGATGTTGTCATATACCTTCCCAATGTCGGTCTATGCAAAACCAATTAGACTCAAGAGGTACTTGATAAGCTTAGCCAAATATTGAGTCGCATCGACGGGAGGTACATCATGATCATAAATATTAGTCAATTTGATAGCCATGAATCAAGCAATTATCAAGTTTCTTAGATAACAGAGTAGATTTTGACTCGTTTGCTTTATCTCATAGCTGCACATTTAACATAATGACAATCATGAAAAAGCATCAACCACAACCAACGCCATCACTCCTCTTACAGCCAATTGATAACCATAGATCAGGCACTTATAATGTTTTTTGGACAATAAAGTAGAATTAATTTATGTGCTTTGTCTCAAAGACATGCATTTGATTTGAATTTCTTTATCTACACCCACATGCCCACAAGAATGAAAGCAAGTTTCTTGATCATCCATTCCAAAAATACTCTAGTTTTCAAACTGAACATGCAATCGAAGACAGcctataaaataagaaaattgaaaatgCTTATGCACTGGAAAATTTATTGATCAAGACAAAACAAACACCTTATCTCTTATAATGTACTTCTCACCAACTTGTTCTGCACAAATTGAGTTTGCTAGCTCTAAGACCGGAACTTCTGAACCTGGAAGACATGAAAGGATAGATAAATCCTAGGTTACATAAAATGGAAGGAAATTATGGCGGCAAAACCATCTGTTATATATGTAATTAGCATCACCAACTACCCAGTAAAGATGAAAGCAACATAAAAAAACCACTTCTGATTTGCAGAGAGAGGAAATGTTAGAATAAGAACATGAACACCGACTTTTGGAAGGGTGACTTGGTTACACCAGATATAGGAATATAAAAGAGTTATAGGATTTGGAATTTGGAACGCAGTCACGTTCAAAAATGAACAACAATATCAAAAAAATGCAAACTATTAACTTTTAAGATTTTGCCTTTAGAGGTGCAGTAGAATTGGTAATTGACGAAGTTATGACTAACTACTCACCAAACCTCTCAATTGCTAATGAAATCTCATTCTCAGAGAAACCCATTTCAAGCAAACGAAGTGTTTTCTCCATAGTCCCAAATAAAGTTTCGTTACTGATATCCTGGAAATGTACAGGTCAATCAAATATTAGATGCTgcgtaaaaatattaaaacatgacAAT
The genomic region above belongs to Manihot esculenta cultivar AM560-2 chromosome 3, M.esculenta_v8, whole genome shotgun sequence and contains:
- the LOC110611713 gene encoding probable inactive DNA (cytosine-5)-methyltransferase DRM3 isoform X5, with amino-acid sequence MHLAFWLLVLSTRCPQLLLEFIGEVSDQQKDFMEEIDLDGCFYVCNKTPERFMRRSFTVLYLNHVHLIDNFRCRDRDTVQFSFFVVLHPPTYLQVLLFEMGKLKKVLDGESSSNPDINETIVPKPEMSDFELHSDAIYSRQLGDNVASSSGSNLRSFLTGMGFSPSHVDKEPDIFGVDDDKRASLLRMNFSVKEVDFAMEKLGVDAPVDEMVDFIIAAQVAADCNKEIDDKMDDGAEVDEDISNETLFGTMEKTLRLLEMGFSENEISLAIERFGSEVPVLELANSICAEQVGEKYIIRDKHSSKRSGMNRSRINSDAESFSVGMEGNKLKSEDFGQAAVSRSNNLNMEEVHRGKRPKQEHIVDYPDTQFGNIGFSDDHLKPEYTDDLSSYFEPTWVEEKVDEEIAGFKFPKALKSNSCRSVDRMVAKPPYFFYGNVATVSLITWGKISQFLYAIEPEFVNTRLFSALNRKEGYVHNLPTQSRFCILPKPPMSIEDAMPHTKEWWPSWDTRKQLSCINFETGGVSQLCDRLGRMLTDSVGLLPSERKRDILLHCQKLNLIWVGPHKLSPIEPEYLEIILGYPLNHTQATESSLTERLHSLKYSFQIDTLAHHLSVLKSMFPDGITMLSIFSGIGGAEVALDRLGVRMKGVVSVETSEMKRRILRRWWQISGQTGELEQIENIQKLTSGRIDKLLEKYGGFDFIICQSPCTHCARSPKLDDAPSDFDFSLFCEFVRVLQLVRRTMGRRR
- the LOC110611713 gene encoding probable inactive DNA (cytosine-5)-methyltransferase DRM3 isoform X1, giving the protein MHLAFWLLVLSTRCPQLLLEFIGEVSDQQKDFMEEIDLDGCFYVCNKTPERFMRRSFTVLYLNHVHLIDNFRCRDRDTVQFSFFVVLHPPTYLQVLLFEMGKLKKVLDGESSSNPDINETIVPKPEMSDFELHSDAIYSRQLGDNVASSSGSNLRSFLTGMGFSPSHVDKVIEENGEDNVDLLLEILMECSGPQKSNSQSSDSLDRLFDDKDPTNLLEYSTFVQPKEEPDIFGVDDDKRASLLRMNFSVKEVDFAMEKLGVDAPVDEMVDFIIAAQVAADCNKEIDDKMDDGAEVDEDISNETLFGTMEKTLRLLEMGFSENEISLAIERFGSEVPVLELANSICAEQVGEKYIIRDKHSSKRSGMNRSRINSDAESFSVGMEGNKLKSEDFGQAAVSRSNNLNMEEVHRGKRPKQEHIVDYPDTQFGNIGFSDDHLKPEYTDDLSSYFEPTWVEEKVDEEIAGFKFPKALKSNSCRSVDRMVAKPPYFFYGNVATVSLITWGKISQFLYAIEPEFVNTRLFSALNRKEGYVHNLPTQSRFCILPKPPMSIEDAMPHTKEWWPSWDTRKQLSCINFETGGVSQLCDRLGRMLTDSVGLLPSERKRDILLHCQKLNLIWVGPHKLSPIEPEYLEIILGYPLNHTQATESSLTERLHSLKYSFQIDTLAHHLSVLKSMFPDGITMLSIFSGIGGAEVALDRLGVRMKGVVSVETSEMKRRILRRWWQISGQTGELEQIENIQKLTSGRIDKLLEKYGGFDFIICQSPCTHCARSPKLDDAPSDFDFSLFCEFVRVLQLVRRTMGRRR
- the LOC110611713 gene encoding probable inactive DNA (cytosine-5)-methyltransferase DRM3 isoform X4, with the protein product MHLAFWLLVLSTRCPQLLLEFIGEVSDQQKDFMEEIDLDGCFYVCNKTPERFMRRSFTVLYLNHVHLIDNFRCRDRDTVQFSFFVVLHPPTYLQVLLFEMGKLKKVLDGESSSNPDINETIVPKPEMSDFELHSDAIYSRQLGDNVASSSGSNLRSFLTGMGFSPSHVDKVIEENGEDNVDLLLEILMECSEPDIFGVDDDKRASLLRMNFSVKEVDFAMEKLGVDAPVDEMVDFIIAAQVAADCNKEIDDKMDDGAEVDEDISNETLFGTMEKTLRLLEMGFSENEISLAIERFGSEVPVLELANSICAEQVGEKYIIRDKHSSKRSGMNRSRINSDAESFSVGMEGNKLKSEDFGQAAVSRSNNLNMEEVHRGKRPKQEHIVDYPDTQFGNIGFSDDHLKPEYTDDLSSYFEPTWVEEKVDEEIAGFKFPKALKSNSCRSVDRMVAKPPYFFYGNVATVSLITWGKISQFLYAIEPEFVNTRLFSALNRKEGYVHNLPTQSRFCILPKPPMSIEDAMPHTKEWWPSWDTRKQLSCINFETGGVSQLCDRLGRMLTDSVGLLPSERKRDILLHCQKLNLIWVGPHKLSPIEPEYLEIILGYPLNHTQATESSLTERLHSLKYSFQIDTLAHHLSVLKSMFPDGITMLSIFSGIGGAEVALDRLGVRMKGVVSVETSEMKRRILRRWWQISGQTGELEQIENIQKLTSGRIDKLLEKYGGFDFIICQSPCTHCARSPKLDDAPSDFDFSLFCEFVRVLQLVRRTMGRRR
- the LOC110611713 gene encoding probable inactive DNA (cytosine-5)-methyltransferase DRM3 isoform X6, yielding MGKLKKVLDGESSSNPDINETIVPKPEMSDFELHSDAIYSRQLGDNVASSSGSNLRSFLTGMGFSPSHVDKVIEENGEDNVDLLLEILMECSGPQKSNSQSSDSLDRLFDDKDPTNLLEYSTFVQPKEEPDIFGVDDDKRASLLRMNFSVKEVDFAMEKLGVDAPVDEMVDFIIAAQVAADCNKEIDDKMDDGAEVDEDISNETLFGTMEKTLRLLEMGFSENEISLAIERFGSEVPVLELANSICAEQVGEKYIIRDKHSSKRSGMNRSRINSDAESFSVGMEGNKLKSEDFGQAAVSRSNNLNMEEVHRGKRPKQEHIVDYPDTQFGNIGFSDDHLKPEYTDDLSSYFEPTWVEEKVDEEIAGFKFPKALKSNSCRSVDRMVAKPPYFFYGNVATVSLITWGKISQFLYAIEPEFVNTRLFSALNRKEGYVHNLPTQSRFCILPKPPMSIEDAMPHTKEWWPSWDTRKQLSCINFETGGVSQLCDRLGRMLTDSVGLLPSERKRDILLHCQKLNLIWVGPHKLSPIEPEYLEIILGYPLNHTQATESSLTERLHSLKYSFQIDTLAHHLSVLKSMFPDGITMLSIFSGIGGAEVALDRLGVRMKGVVSVETSEMKRRILRRWWQISGQTGELEQIENIQKLTSGRIDKLLEKYGGFDFIICQSPCTHCARSPKLDDAPSDFDFSLFCEFVRVLQLVRRTMGRRR
- the LOC110611713 gene encoding probable inactive DNA (cytosine-5)-methyltransferase DRM3 isoform X2, encoding MHLAFWLLVLSTRCPQLLLEFIGEVSDQQKDFMEEIDLDGCFYVCNKTPERFMRRSFTVLYLNHVHLIDNFRCRDRDTVQFSFFVVLHPPTYLQVLLFEMGKLKKVLDGESSSNPDINETIVPKPEMSDFELHSDAIYSRQLGDNVASSSGSNLRSFLTGMGFSPSHVDKVIEENGEDNVDLLLEILMECSGPQKSNSQSSDSLDRLFDDKDPTNLLEYSTFVQPKEEPDIFGVDDDKRASLLRMNFSVKEVDFAMEKLGVDAPVDEMVDFIIAAQVAADCNKEIDDKMDDGAEDISNETLFGTMEKTLRLLEMGFSENEISLAIERFGSEVPVLELANSICAEQVGEKYIIRDKHSSKRSGMNRSRINSDAESFSVGMEGNKLKSEDFGQAAVSRSNNLNMEEVHRGKRPKQEHIVDYPDTQFGNIGFSDDHLKPEYTDDLSSYFEPTWVEEKVDEEIAGFKFPKALKSNSCRSVDRMVAKPPYFFYGNVATVSLITWGKISQFLYAIEPEFVNTRLFSALNRKEGYVHNLPTQSRFCILPKPPMSIEDAMPHTKEWWPSWDTRKQLSCINFETGGVSQLCDRLGRMLTDSVGLLPSERKRDILLHCQKLNLIWVGPHKLSPIEPEYLEIILGYPLNHTQATESSLTERLHSLKYSFQIDTLAHHLSVLKSMFPDGITMLSIFSGIGGAEVALDRLGVRMKGVVSVETSEMKRRILRRWWQISGQTGELEQIENIQKLTSGRIDKLLEKYGGFDFIICQSPCTHCARSPKLDDAPSDFDFSLFCEFVRVLQLVRRTMGRRR
- the LOC110611713 gene encoding probable inactive DNA (cytosine-5)-methyltransferase DRM3 isoform X3; the protein is MQQKDFMEEIDLDGCFYVCNKTPERFMRRSFTVLYLNHVHLIDNFRCRDRDTVQFSFFVVLHPPTYLQVLLFEMGKLKKVLDGESSSNPDINETIVPKPEMSDFELHSDAIYSRQLGDNVASSSGSNLRSFLTGMGFSPSHVDKVIEENGEDNVDLLLEILMECSGPQKSNSQSSDSLDRLFDDKDPTNLLEYSTFVQPKEEPDIFGVDDDKRASLLRMNFSVKEVDFAMEKLGVDAPVDEMVDFIIAAQVAADCNKEIDDKMDDGAEVDEDISNETLFGTMEKTLRLLEMGFSENEISLAIERFGSEVPVLELANSICAEQVGEKYIIRDKHSSKRSGMNRSRINSDAESFSVGMEGNKLKSEDFGQAAVSRSNNLNMEEVHRGKRPKQEHIVDYPDTQFGNIGFSDDHLKPEYTDDLSSYFEPTWVEEKVDEEIAGFKFPKALKSNSCRSVDRMVAKPPYFFYGNVATVSLITWGKISQFLYAIEPEFVNTRLFSALNRKEGYVHNLPTQSRFCILPKPPMSIEDAMPHTKEWWPSWDTRKQLSCINFETGGVSQLCDRLGRMLTDSVGLLPSERKRDILLHCQKLNLIWVGPHKLSPIEPEYLEIILGYPLNHTQATESSLTERLHSLKYSFQIDTLAHHLSVLKSMFPDGITMLSIFSGIGGAEVALDRLGVRMKGVVSVETSEMKRRILRRWWQISGQTGELEQIENIQKLTSGRIDKLLEKYGGFDFIICQSPCTHCARSPKLDDAPSDFDFSLFCEFVRVLQLVRRTMGRRR